The Rathayibacter caricis DSM 15933 genomic sequence CTCGACCTCGACGCGATCCTCGACGTGCCCGTCGTCTACGCCTCCGGCAAGGCGGGCCGCGCGTCCTCCAACAAGCCCGAGAACGGCACGCTGCCCGACGCCGAGGATCTCGAGCCGCTCTTCGAGGCGATCCTCAAGCACATCCCCGCGCCGACCTTCGACGACGAGGCGCCCCTCCAGGCTCACGTCACGAACCTCGACGCCTCGCCGTTCCTCGGCCGCCTCGCGCTGCTGCGCGTCTTCAACGGCAACATCAAGAAGGGCCAGACCGTCGCCTGGGTGCACCACGACGGCACGCACACCAACGCCCGCATCACCGAGCTCCTGATCACGAAGGCGCTCGACCGCTACCCGGCCGAGTCCGCCGGCCCCGGCGACATCGTCGCGATCGCGGGCTTCCCCGAGATCACCATCGGCGAGACGATCGCCGACCCGGAGGACATCCGCCCGCTGCCGGCCATCACGGTCGACGACCCGGCGATATCGATGACCATCGGCACCAACACCTCGCCGCTCGTCGGCAAGGTCAAGGGCCACAAGCTCACCGCGCGCATGGTCAAGGACCGCCTCGACCGCGAGCTCATCGGAAACGTGTCGCTCAAGGTCCTCGACATCGGCCGCCCCGACTCGTGGGAGGTCCAGGGCCGAGGCGAGCTCGCGCTGGCGATCCTCGTCGAGCAGATGCGCCGCGAGGGCTTCGAACTCACCGTGGGCAAGCCCCAGGTGGTCACCCGCCAGGTCGACGGCAAGACGCACGAGCCGTTCGAGCACCTGACCATCGACGCTCCGGAGGAGTACCTCGGCGCGATCACGCAGCTCCTCGCCGCGCGCAAGGGCCGCATGGAGAACATGGCGAACCACGGCACCGGCTGGGTCCGCATGGAGTTCATCGTCCCCTCGCGCGGTCTGATCGGCTTCCGCACCGAGTTCCTCACCACCACGCGCGGCACCGGCATCGCGAACGCCATCCTGCACGGCTACGAGCCGTGGGCGGGCGCCATCGTCACCCGCAACAACGGCTCGATCGTCGCCGACCGCACCGGTGTCGTCACTCCGTTCGCGATCATCGCGCTCCAGGAGCGCATGACCTTCTTCGTGAACCCCACGGAGGAGGTCTACGAGGGCATGGTCATCGGCGAGAACTCGCGCAACGACGACATGGACGTGAACATCACCAAGGAGAAGAAGCTGACCAACATGCGTCAGTCCACCTCCGACACGTTCGAGTCGATGACGCCCTCGCGCCAGCTGACGCTCGAGGAGTGCCTCGAGTTCGCCCGCGAGGACGAGTGCGTCGAGGTCACCCCCGAGATCGTCCGCATCCGCAAGGTCGAGCTCGACGCGAACGCGCGCGCCCGCCAGACCAGCCGTCTGAAGAAGCAGGGCTGATCCCGCCGGGCGCCCCGCGCGCCCGCTCGGCTCGAGACCGGTCGGAGGTTGCCTCCGGCCGGTCTTCTGCTTCCCCCCCCCTGGCTGGTCGAGTAGCCGCTTCGCGGCGTATCGAGACCCACGTGCTCCAGGAGCCCCGGATCTCGATACGGCCGTTTCGCGGCCTACTCGATCAGCAGGGAGGGGCGCCCCCTCCGCTCAGCCGAACAGCCCCGACCCCACGAAGTCACCCTCGCCCCGCACCCCGGGCGGCACCGCGAACAGCGCCGACCCCACGTGCTTGATGTACTCGTTCAGCGCATCGTCCGCGAGCGAGCGCTGCACCGTGATGAACTGCTCCGGCGACCGCTGGAACGACAGGAAGAACAGCCCCGCGTTCAGGCGCCCGAGCTCGTCGTTCCCGTCGACGAAGTTGTATCCGCGGCGCAGCAGCCGCGCGCCGTTGTTGACCGACGGATGCGCGAGCCGCACGTGCGACGCCCGGTCGACGAGCGGCGCCCCGGTCGCTCCGGTCGCCGTGAAGTCCGGCTCGGCGAACTCGTCCCCGCCCGAGAGCGGCGCGCCCGAGCCCTTGCTCCGCCCGATCACCCGCTCCTGCTCGCCGAGCTGGCTCCGGTCCCAGGTCTCGATGATCATGCGGACCTTGCGGGCCACGAGGTAGCTGCCGCCCACGAGCCAGTCCGGACCGTCCGACTCCTGCACCCAGACGTGCTCCTGGACCGCGTCCGTCTCCTCCGACTTCACGTTGGCCGTGCCGTCCTTGAAGCCGAAGAGGTTGCGCGGAGTGGCCTGCGCCGTCGACGTCGACGACGTCCGCCCGAAGCCGAGCTGGGACCAGCGGAGCGACGCCCGGCCGAAGGCGATGCGGCTGAGGTTGCGGATCGCGTGCACCGCGACCTGCGGGTCGTTCGCGCAGGCCTGGATGCACAGGTCGCCTCCGCTCGCCGCCGGCACGAGGGCGTCGCCGCGGAAGCGGGGGAGCGTCTCGAGTGCGGGCGGACGACGGGCCGCGAGCCCGAAGCGGTCGGCGCCGTCCGCGTCGGTGAACACGCCGGGGCCGAAGCCGAAGGTGATCGTCAGCGCCGCGGCGTCGAGCCCGAGCGCTTCGCCCGTGTCGTCCGGAGGCGCGGTGTCGGGTCCGCCGACCGCGCCCTCCTCGCTGACGTCGAGTCCGCGCGTCAGTCGCGACGCGGCGAGCGTCCAGTCCTGCAGCAGCTCGATCAGGTCCTCGCGGGTGGTGCCCGACGCGAGATCGAAGGAGGCGAAGTGCAGCCGGTCCTGCGCCGCGGTCGTGATCCCGGCCTGGTTCGAGCCGAAGAACGGCACCGTGTTCGAGGCGCCGGAGGCGTTCGCGGTCGTCGCGGAGGCGACCGCGACGGTCCCGCCGACGCCCGCGGCGATCCCCGCGGTTCCGGCCGAGACGAGGCCGAGCAGCCCGCGCCGCGAGAGGCGGCGGGGCTGCTCGACGGGGGCGGCGGAGTCGGGGGAGACGTCCGCCGCGGTGTCCTGCTGGTCGTCGTCCATCTACTCCGCGGGCTCCTCGACGCCGAGCACCGTGTGGGTGAGCTGCGACAGCGGCTCCGAGAGGGCGTTCACCTGGTCCGAGAGCTCCTTCTTCTGCTCATCGGTCACCGAGGAGTAGGGCGCGAAGCCTGCGTCGATCGAGCCGTACTGCGCGAGCAGCGTGTCGAGTGCGGTGAACTGCTCCGTGATGTCGGCGGTCAGTGCGGCGCCCTCGTCGCCCGAGGCTGTCGCGATCGGCTCGACGTTGCCGAAGGCGACCTCCGCACCCTGGACGTTGGCGGCGAAGTCCATCAGGTCGGTTCCCGACCACCAGTCCTCCTCGCCGGTGATCTTGCCCGCGGCGACCTCGTCGAGCAGGCCGATGGCGCCGTTCGAGATGTCACCGACCGAGACGGTGAAGTCGTCGGCGTTCACGAGGTCGTAGAGGCTCTGCACGTCGTCCACGAGCCCCTGGCCGAACTCGGCGCGCTGCTCCGGGGTCGACGGCGCCCAGTCGAGGTAGGCGCTCGTGCCGTCGGAGTTGAGCGCGTCCTGCGCCGGGACCCAGAGGTCCTTCTCGATGCGGTGGAAGCCGGTCCAGTCCAGGCCCTCGGCGACGGCGTCGACCTCGCGGTAGTCGATCTTCGGGTCGAGGTCGCCGAACGCCTCCGCGGTGGGCTCGATGCGCTCGTAGAAGACGCGTGTCGACGCGAAGAGGCCGCGCGCCGTCTCGTCGTCGCCGGCCACGTAGGCGTCGCTGAAAGCCTGCACAGCGGGGAGGAGCTCGCCCGCCTGCGACTTCACGTAGGCGACGTAGTTGGTCACGGCCGCCTCCGTCGCCGCCTTCTCGTCCGCGGACTGCTCGGTGGCCTCACCGGTGACGGTGAACTCGGACAGGCCGATGGGAGCGCCGACCTGCTGGAACTTGCAGGCCGTGTAGTACGTGCCGGGCTCGAGCTGGGCGACGTAGGACACGGTCTGCCCGGGCGTCACGTTCTCCTTCTCGCCGACGATCCGCAGCTTGTCGTCCGCGAGGATCTCGAACTCGTTGACGTCCGTGCCCTCGTTCGCGAGCGAGAAGGTCACCGCTCCGGCCGAGGCGGTCGCGGCCGAGACGTCGCAGGCCTCGTCGCTGATGGCGACGTCGAGCGCCGCCGAGGAGGAGGCGGCCGAGTTCGGCACGCAGCCGGAGAGCGCGAACGCGAGGACTCCGGCACCGGCGAGGCCGGAGACGAGGCGGGGGAGCGGGGAACGGCGGGGGACTGCGCGCGAGGGCATGGTTCTCCTGGAGTAGGGGGTGGAACCGGCGGTGCCGGGATCAGACGGAGGTGCGAACGGGAGTCGCGACCGGGGCCGCGCTGCCCCGACGCGGCCGGCGGAGCCGGACCTGGCGGACGAAGAGGGCGCCGACGACGACGAGGTACGCGAGCCAGGCGGTGAACTGCAGCGCGGTCGGCTCCGGCGTGTAGTTGAAGAGCCCACCGAGGATCGCGGAGATCGGTGCCGGCAGCACCGCACCGAGGCTGAACAGCGGGGCGCCCCAGCCGGGCAGGAGCGACGCCTCCTGCAGGTCTCCGACGCCGTACGAGAGCACGCCCGCCGCGACCACGATCAGGAAGCCGCCCGTCCAGGTGAAGAACCGGCCGAGATCGATCCGGACGAAGCCGCGGAAGATCAGGTACGCGATGACGACCGCCGAGAGGATGCCCAGGAGGGCGCCGATCGTGCCGGTCCAGGCCTCCGCCCCGGAGGAGGCGCTGCTCGAGGAGACGCTGGCCCAGACGAACAGGGCGGTCTCGATCCCCTCGCGGCCGACGCTCACGAAGCCGAGCACGACGATCCCGAGGGCGGATCCGCCGACGGCGGCGTCGAGCCGCGACTCCAGCTCGCCCTTGAGGCTCCGGGCGTTCGCGCCCATCCAGAAGATCATCCAGGTGACGAGGCCGACCGCCAGGATCGACAGCCCGCCGCCGAGCAGCTCCTGCGCCTGGAACGACAGCCCGTAGGGGCCCCAGGTCAGGATCGCCCCGGTCACGAGCGAGATCGCGACGGCCGCGGCGATGCCGGTCCACAGGCGTGGCAGCACGTCGCGGCGCCCGAGCTTCGTCAGGTACGCGACGAGGATGCCGACCACGAGGCCGGCTTCGAGGCCTTCGCGGAGGCCGATGAGGTAATTTGCGAGCACGCGTGTTCTCTCGGTCGATCGCGGGAGGGGTGGGACGACCCCCGCCCCGGGCCTCATCCTTCGGTAAGCCTTGCCTTACCGGAGTCGACTGTAGTGCGCCGCCCGAGCGCCTGTCCAGAAGCGCGCCGGGTGCGCATCCGCGTGCCGGACGGAAGGTGGAGTGTGGACGCGAGCCCAGCTGGAGTGCACGAGAGGGTCGTCGCGGTCCACGCGCACCCCGACGACGAGACCCTGACCATGGGCGGCACCCTCGCCCGCCTCGCCGCGCAGGGAGCGGCGGTCACCGTCGTCACCGCCACGCGCGGCGAGTGCGGAGAGGTGATCCCCGAGGACCTCGCGGCGCTCGAGGGCTCCGACGAGCTCGCCTCGCACCGCACGACCGAGCTCGTCGTGGCGCTGACGGCCCTCGGAGTCGCGGATCACCGCTTCCTCGGAGCCGAGAACGCCCGCGCGCGGGGCGCCGCTCCGCGCGTCTACCGCGACTCCGGCATGCAGTGGGGCCCCGGCCGCGTGCCGGTCCCGCTCGAGCCCGTGCATCCCGCAGCCTTCACGGCCGCTCCGGAGGAGGAGGAGATCGCCGATCTCGTCGCCGTCCTCCAGCAGACCCGCGCGGGCGTCGTGCTGTCCTACGACGCGGGGGGCGGCTACGGCCACCCCGATCACGTGCGTGCGGCGAGCGTCGCGCGCCGAGCCGCCGAGCTGCTCGGGATCCGCTACCTCGCGGTCCTGCCCGAGGGGACGCCTCCCGAGGACGGCGACGTCGTCATCGAGCTCGGCGACGAGGACTACGCCCGCAAGCGCGCCGCACTGCAGGCGCACGCCACGCAGATCGTGGTGGAGGGCGAGTCGGCCCGGCTCTCCAGCGGCCCGGCCTTCCCCGTCGGCGGCGTGGAGCGCTTCCGTCCGGCGCCCGCTCTCGCCGCGTCGCCGGACGCGCCCGTTCCGGAGGAACGGCCCGACCTCCGCTCCCGCGTCGTCTCGGGCGTGCTCTCGGTGCTCGTCGGCGCCGTCGTCGGAGCGATCACCACCATCGCCCACCAGAGCACCGTCGTCGTCGGCGACGCAGTCCTGCCGCTCGGGCTGGTGGCGTCGCTCGCCGCGGTGCTCCTCCTCCTCCTGGGGCTCCGCCTCGTGATGATCGACCGCTTCGTCGCGTTCTGCGCGGCCATGGGGCTCCTCGGTGTCATCGGCCTGCTGGCGCTGCGCAGTGCGGGAGGCTCGGTGCTGGTCCCCGCGAACGGCCTCGGCGTCGTGTGGACCTTCGCCCCCGGCCTGATCGCGCTGGTCGTGATCGCCTGGCCGCGCCTGCGCCCCACACCCCCGACGCCTCCTGCACCCGAGGCGGAGCCTGCGGGACTCGACGCCCCGTCGCTCCGCGTACGATAGAAGCCTCTGTTCGAAGGGACGCCACGACCGTGACCTACGTGATCGCACTTCCGTGCGTCGATGTCAAAGACCGCGCCTGCATCGACGAATGCCCGGTCGACTGCATCTACGAAGGCGAGCGCTCGCTCTACATCCACCCCGACGAGTGCGTCGACTGCGGTGCCTGCGAGCCGGTCTGCCCCGTCGAGGCGATCTACTACGAGGACGACCTCCCCGAGGAGTGGTCCGACTACTACAAGGCGAACGTCGAGTTCTTCGACGAGATCGGCTCCCCGGGCGGAGCCGCCAAGATCGGCGTGATCGCGAAGGACCACCCGGTCATCGCGGTGCTGCCGCCCCAGGGCCACTGAGCGGCCCTCCGGTGGCGCTCGGAGCCCTGCCCGACTACCCCTGGGACCTGATGGGTCCCGCGACGGCGCTCGCGTCCTCGCATCCCGACGGCATCGTCGATCTCTCGATCGGCTCGCCCGTCGATCCCACGCCCGCCCTCATCCGCGAGGCGCTCGCGCGGGCGACGGACGCGCACTCCTACCCGACGACGGTCGGCACGCCCGCCCTGCGCGAGGCGATCGCCGCCTGGTTCGCCCGCCGTCGCGGAGTCCCGGGCATCGGCGTCGACGAGGTCCTGCCCACCATCGGCTCGAAGGAGCTCGTCGCCTGGCTCCCCTTCCTGCTCGGCCTCGGCGAGGGCGACGTGGTGGTCCACCCCCGCGCCGCCTACCCGACCTACGCGATGGGCGCGGCGATCGCCGGCGCCTCCGTGCTCGCCTCGGACGATCCGGCCGAGTGGCCCGACTCCACCCGCCTCGTCTGGCTGAACTCGCCGGGAAACCCCGACGGCGCGGTACTCGATGTGCCGGCACTGACGCGCGCGGTGGAGCGGG encodes the following:
- the typA gene encoding translational GTPase TypA encodes the protein MASATRSDLRNVAIVAHVDHGKTTLVDAMLKQTNSFDAHAHVDERAMDSNELEREKGITILAKNTAVSYRGKHATEGPITINVIDTPGHADFGGEVERGLSMVDGVCLLVDASEGPLPQTRFVLRKALEAKLPVILLVNKTDRPDARIDEVVAESQDLLLGLASDMADDVPDLDLDAILDVPVVYASGKAGRASSNKPENGTLPDAEDLEPLFEAILKHIPAPTFDDEAPLQAHVTNLDASPFLGRLALLRVFNGNIKKGQTVAWVHHDGTHTNARITELLITKALDRYPAESAGPGDIVAIAGFPEITIGETIADPEDIRPLPAITVDDPAISMTIGTNTSPLVGKVKGHKLTARMVKDRLDRELIGNVSLKVLDIGRPDSWEVQGRGELALAILVEQMRREGFELTVGKPQVVTRQVDGKTHEPFEHLTIDAPEEYLGAITQLLAARKGRMENMANHGTGWVRMEFIVPSRGLIGFRTEFLTTTRGTGIANAILHGYEPWAGAIVTRNNGSIVADRTGVVTPFAIIALQERMTFFVNPTEEVYEGMVIGENSRNDDMDVNITKEKKLTNMRQSTSDTFESMTPSRQLTLEECLEFAREDECVEVTPEIVRIRKVELDANARARQTSRLKKQG
- the efeB gene encoding iron uptake transporter deferrochelatase/peroxidase subunit → MDDDQQDTAADVSPDSAAPVEQPRRLSRRGLLGLVSAGTAGIAAGVGGTVAVASATTANASGASNTVPFFGSNQAGITTAAQDRLHFASFDLASGTTREDLIELLQDWTLAASRLTRGLDVSEEGAVGGPDTAPPDDTGEALGLDAAALTITFGFGPGVFTDADGADRFGLAARRPPALETLPRFRGDALVPAASGGDLCIQACANDPQVAVHAIRNLSRIAFGRASLRWSQLGFGRTSSTSTAQATPRNLFGFKDGTANVKSEETDAVQEHVWVQESDGPDWLVGGSYLVARKVRMIIETWDRSQLGEQERVIGRSKGSGAPLSGGDEFAEPDFTATGATGAPLVDRASHVRLAHPSVNNGARLLRRGYNFVDGNDELGRLNAGLFFLSFQRSPEQFITVQRSLADDALNEYIKHVGSALFAVPPGVRGEGDFVGSGLFG
- the efeO gene encoding iron uptake system protein EfeO, translating into MPSRAVPRRSPLPRLVSGLAGAGVLAFALSGCVPNSAASSSAALDVAISDEACDVSAATASAGAVTFSLANEGTDVNEFEILADDKLRIVGEKENVTPGQTVSYVAQLEPGTYYTACKFQQVGAPIGLSEFTVTGEATEQSADEKAATEAAVTNYVAYVKSQAGELLPAVQAFSDAYVAGDDETARGLFASTRVFYERIEPTAEAFGDLDPKIDYREVDAVAEGLDWTGFHRIEKDLWVPAQDALNSDGTSAYLDWAPSTPEQRAEFGQGLVDDVQSLYDLVNADDFTVSVGDISNGAIGLLDEVAAGKITGEEDWWSGTDLMDFAANVQGAEVAFGNVEPIATASGDEGAALTADITEQFTALDTLLAQYGSIDAGFAPYSSVTDEQKKELSDQVNALSEPLSQLTHTVLGVEEPAE
- the efeU gene encoding iron uptake transporter permease EfeU — protein: MLANYLIGLREGLEAGLVVGILVAYLTKLGRRDVLPRLWTGIAAAVAISLVTGAILTWGPYGLSFQAQELLGGGLSILAVGLVTWMIFWMGANARSLKGELESRLDAAVGGSALGIVVLGFVSVGREGIETALFVWASVSSSSASSGAEAWTGTIGALLGILSAVVIAYLIFRGFVRIDLGRFFTWTGGFLIVVAAGVLSYGVGDLQEASLLPGWGAPLFSLGAVLPAPISAILGGLFNYTPEPTALQFTAWLAYLVVVGALFVRQVRLRRPRRGSAAPVATPVRTSV
- a CDS encoding PIG-L family deacetylase, with translation MHERVVAVHAHPDDETLTMGGTLARLAAQGAAVTVVTATRGECGEVIPEDLAALEGSDELASHRTTELVVALTALGVADHRFLGAENARARGAAPRVYRDSGMQWGPGRVPVPLEPVHPAAFTAAPEEEEIADLVAVLQQTRAGVVLSYDAGGGYGHPDHVRAASVARRAAELLGIRYLAVLPEGTPPEDGDVVIELGDEDYARKRAALQAHATQIVVEGESARLSSGPAFPVGGVERFRPAPALAASPDAPVPEERPDLRSRVVSGVLSVLVGAVVGAITTIAHQSTVVVGDAVLPLGLVASLAAVLLLLLGLRLVMIDRFVAFCAAMGLLGVIGLLALRSAGGSVLVPANGLGVVWTFAPGLIALVVIAWPRLRPTPPTPPAPEAEPAGLDAPSLRVR
- the fdxA gene encoding ferredoxin, which gives rise to MTYVIALPCVDVKDRACIDECPVDCIYEGERSLYIHPDECVDCGACEPVCPVEAIYYEDDLPEEWSDYYKANVEFFDEIGSPGGAAKIGVIAKDHPVIAVLPPQGH